A genomic stretch from Methylorubrum extorquens includes:
- a CDS encoding protein of unknown function; putative membrane protein (Evidence 5 : Unknown function) codes for MADTPTARSQEDARGRTISAYEPRAVPWLSVVFGYGPMLPFVAGAVLVWILRGPMAEAVFTLTLLWGCAILLFLSGVRRGVSFRTEGGATLAQIATMLSLFLLGYGALIAFALGKPVIALGLLIVGFTEITILDPIAARRGEAPLFFERLRPAQIPLAVLSLAALLAYRLTL; via the coding sequence ATGGCTGACACCCCGACGGCCCGTTCCCAGGAAGACGCAAGGGGTCGAACGATCAGCGCGTACGAGCCCCGCGCCGTCCCCTGGCTCAGCGTCGTGTTCGGCTACGGGCCGATGCTGCCCTTCGTCGCCGGGGCGGTGCTGGTCTGGATCCTGCGCGGGCCGATGGCCGAGGCGGTCTTCACCCTGACGCTTCTCTGGGGGTGCGCGATCCTGCTGTTCCTCTCTGGCGTGCGCCGCGGCGTCAGCTTCCGCACCGAGGGTGGGGCGACCCTGGCGCAGATCGCCACGATGCTGAGCCTGTTCCTGCTGGGCTACGGCGCCCTCATCGCCTTTGCTCTGGGCAAACCCGTCATCGCGCTGGGCCTGCTGATCGTCGGCTTCACCGAAATCACGATTCTCGATCCCATCGCCGCGCGGCGGGGCGAGGCGCCGCTGTTCTTCGAGCGCCTGCGGCCGGCGCAGATCCCCCTGGCCGTCCTCAGCCTCGCCGCGCTACTGGCCTACCGCCTCACGCTCTGA